The following are encoded together in the Glycine max cultivar Williams 82 chromosome 8, Glycine_max_v4.0, whole genome shotgun sequence genome:
- the LOC100798407 gene encoding pyruvate dehydrogenase E1 component subunit beta-3, chloroplastic translates to MATLFQGLGVVNPSLASSNSNKFHLPSRTSLSERKDGIFVVRSDATRVSSQVLKAGARKHELLVTNAVATKEGRPAASTSKSGHELLLFEALREGLEEEMERDPCVCVMGEDVGHYGGSYKVTKGLATKFGDLRVLDTPIAENSFTGMGIGAAMTGLRPVVEGMNMGFLLLAFNQISNNCGMLHYTSGGQFKIPIVIRGPGGVGRQLGAEHSQRLESYFQSIPGIQMVACSTPYNAKGLMKAAIRSENPVILFEHVLLYNLKERIPDEEYVLSLEEAEMVRPGEHVTILTYSRMRYHVMQAAKTLVNKGYDPEVIDIRSLKPFDLHTIGNSVKKTHRVLIVEECMRTGGIGASLTAAITENFHDYLDAPIVCLSSQDVPTPYAGTLEEWTVVQPAQIVTAVEQLCK, encoded by the exons ATGGCGACCCTTTTCCAGGGATTGGGAGTTGTGAACCCATCATTGGCTTCTTCAAACTCCAACAAGTTCCATCTTCCTTCTCGTACATCCCTCTCAG AGAGGAAAGATGGCATTTTTGTGGTCAGATCTGATGCAACAAGGGTAAGCAGCCAGGTTCTGAAGGCTGGAGCTCGTAAGCATGAATTGTTAGTTACTAATGCAGTTGCA ACAAAGGAAGGCCGTCCTGCGGCTTCTACATCAAAATCTGG gcatGAACTTCTCCTTTTTGAGGCCCTACGTGAAGGTTTGGAAGAAGAAATGGAGAGGGATCCTTGTGTATGTGTCATGGGCGAAGATGTAGGTCACTATGGAGGATCCTACAAGGTGACTAAAGGTCTTGCCACAAAGTTTGGGGACCTTAGAGTTTTGGACACCCCTATTGCTGAGAACTCCTTCACGGGCATGGGCATTGGGGCTGCCATGACTGGTCTGAGGCCAGTTGTTGAGGGCATGAACATGGGATTCCTACTTCTGGCATTTAACCAGATCTCTAACAATTGTGGCATGCTCCATTACACATCTGGAGGCCAGTTCAAGATACCAATCGTCATTCGTGGACCTGGTGGAGTTGGGCGGCAACTTGGAGCAGAACACTCGCAGCGATTGGAGTCGTATTTTCAGTCAATCCCTGGAATCCAGATGGTGGCTTGCTCAACCCCTTACAATGCCAAGGGCTTGATGAAAGCTGCAATCCGGAGTGAGAACCCTGTGATTCTTTTCGAGCATGTTTTGCTTTATAACCTCAAGGAGAGAATTCCAGATGAAGAGTATGTATTGTCACTCGAAGAAGCTGAAATGGTTAGGCCTGGGGAGCATGTCACGATATTAACCTATTCCAGGATGAGGTATCATGTCATGCAAGCTGCTAAGACACTGGTGAACAAAGGGTATGACCCTGAAGTAATTGATATCAGGTCTTTGAAACCATTCGATCTTCACACAATTGGGAATTCGGTGAAGAAGACACATCGTGTGCTAATTGTGGAAGAGTGTATGCGAACAGGTGGAATTGGTGCTAGTTTGACAGCTGCTATTACTGAAAATTTCCATGACTATTTGGATGCCCCTATAGTATGTTTATCCTCTCAGGATGTGCCAACTCCTTATGCTGGAACATTGGAGGAATGGACAGTGGTTCAACCTGCTCAAATTGTGACTGCAGTCGAGCAGCTCTGCAAGTGA
- the LOC100305565 gene encoding Protein TIFY 5A, translating into MRKNCNLELRLFPPSLSDLRPMMEAEVSERPQQQVAHHQQQQQPQPQHPLTIFYDGKISVSDVTELQARSILMLANKEMEKRVMTPTGSEPSSPILLQSPHNMYSPGTGLSMKRSLQRFLQKRKNRVQETSPYHHELINVKLSKSSRENK; encoded by the exons ATGAGGAAGAATTGCAACTTGGAGCTTCGCCTTTTCCCTCCTTCCCTCTCCGATCTTCGCCCCAT GATGGAAGCAGAAGTTAGTGAGAGACCCCAACAACAGGTCGCCCACCATCAACAGCAACAGCAACCACAACCACAACATCCGCTGACCATTTTCTATGATGGCAAGATTTCAGTTTCAGATGTCACAGAGCTTCAG GCCAGATCCATATTAATGCTAGCAAATAAAGAGATGGAGAAAAGAGTGATGACACCAACGGGGTCAGAACCATCTTCACCAATATTACTGCAATCACCTCATAACATGTATAGCCCCGGCACTGGACTTTCCATGAAAAGATCACTGCAGAGGTTTCTCCAGAAGAGAAAGAATCGTGTCCAAGAAACATCCCCATACCATCACGAgctaattaatgttaaattatcaaaatcatcaagggaaaacaaatga